The Deltaproteobacteria bacterium region GGGAGGTTAGTGATGAAGGGGCTGATGTTCACCTTCTCTATCAGGCGGCCATCCTCCGCCCTGATCTTCACAGCCGCCCTGTTGGTCACCACGTATTCCCTCCCATCATCAGGGATGTGGTTGTAGATCCCCCGCTCGATGGCGTTCAGGAGGGTAGATTTTCCGTGGAACCCCCCTCCTACAATGAGGGTCACCCCCTTGGGGATCCCCATCCCCTTGATCCTGCCCCGATGGGGGAGTTCCATTTCCAGCTCCAGTTCGAAGGGAGGGCTCAGGGGTATGGCCCCTGTTTCCAGGGGCCTATCGTCCACCCCGCTGCGCCTGGGCAACACCGATTCCCCGGCCACAAAGGCCACCAGACCCTTCTCGTCCAACAGCCCCCGCATCACCTCCTGGTCCTCTGCCACATCGACATGCCTCTGGACCCCTTCCTGATCGATGCTCCGGTAGAAGAGGGATCCATTCACCACCCTGGGGATCTCCTCAAAGAAGATTCCCAGGGCCTCCCTCCCCAAGATGGTCCGGCCGGCCGCGGGGAGCCCCACCACAAAACGGACCTCCAGGTCCCGGCCATCGATGAGGACCGCATTCCTCTCCAAGATCTCCTGTCCACCCACATCGATATCGACCAGGCCGCTTTTGCCCATCCCGCGATGTCCCTTGGTCCAGCGGCGGATGGCCTGATGAAACTGGCGGGCTAGGTAATCACAAAAGGCAATCCGGCGCAGCCTCTTTCCCCATAGGTCCCGGGGGAAACCAGCCCTCTCTACAGGGAGCCTCACCCTCACCCGGGAGGGGGCGGCAAAAGGATCCCCCTGTACATGATCAATGATCAGCCAATAGGGGCCGAAGTCGTACTCCCCCTTGATGTCTTTGTAGGCCTTATACCCCCGGCCGTCGATGCGATTGATGATCCGTCTCAGATCCTCTTTTGTCATCGTTTCTTCCCACCTCGGTCTTGATCTCGCAGAGGCTAACAAAAAGAGGGGGGAAATCAAGGGCTTCCCCTCAGAACAACCTCCCCCATACCTCCCGCAGGTCCCTCACCTTTATCAGCTCCATCTCCCCTAAGGCCCTCACCCCCTCAGCGGTGCTGCGGGGGAGGACACACTGCTTAAAGCCCAAACGGGCCGCTTCCCGGATCCTCATCTCTCCATAACCCACCCCCCTCACCTCTCCGGCCAGCCCCACCTCGCCGAAGACCACCATGTGGGAGGAGATGGCGCTGTCCAGGTGGCTGGAGGCCACCGCGATCACCACACCCAGATCTACGGCAGGCTCCTCGATCCTCAGCCCCCCGGCCACATTGACGAAGATGTCTTGTTGGGAGAGGTTTATCCCCACCTTCTTCTCCATCACGGCCACAAGGAGAGATAACCGGTTGTAGTCCACTCCCATGGCCATCCTCTTGGGGATGGCAAAGGCCGTGGGGGCCACCAGGGCTTGGATCTCCACCAGAATAGGCCTTGTCCCCTCTATGCTCGCCATCACCACACTCCCTGAGGTCCCCGTGGGCCTCTCGGCCAGGAAGATCTCCGAGGGGTTCGCCACCTCCTGCAGCCCTTGCTCCTTCATCTCAAAGACCCCGATTTCATTGGTGGAGCCAAAGCGGTTCTTCACGGCCCGCAGGATGCGGTAGGGGCTGTCTGCACTCCTCTCCATGTAGAGAACGGTATCGACTATATGCTCCAAGACCCGTGGGCCGGCGATGGCCCCGTCTTTGGTTACATGCCCCACCAGGAAGGTCGCCGGTCCCAACCCCTTGGCCAGATAGGTCAACCTCCCCGAGGTCTCCCGCACCTGGCTGATGCTCCCCGGGGCCGATCCCAACTGGGAGGTGTAAATGGACTGGATGGAATCAACCACCAATATTTGGGGCTTGAGCTCTTCGACATTCTGGATGATCCGCTCCAGGGAGGTCTCAGCGACCACGAACAGCTCCTCGGCCAAGGCCCCCAGGCGCCTGGCCCGAAGTCTGGTCTGTCTTAGGGATTCCTCGGCGGAGACATAGAGACATCTTTTACCTTGCGAGGCGAGGTCGTGGAGGCACTGAAACATGAGGGTGGACTTCCCGATCCCCGGATCCCCTCCTAGAAGGACCACTGAGCCCACCACGGTACCC contains the following coding sequences:
- a CDS encoding ABC-ATPase domain-containing protein, whose amino-acid sequence is MTKEDLRRIINRIDGRGYKAYKDIKGEYDFGPYWLIIDHVQGDPFAAPSRVRVRLPVERAGFPRDLWGKRLRRIAFCDYLARQFHQAIRRWTKGHRGMGKSGLVDIDVGGQEILERNAVLIDGRDLEVRFVVGLPAAGRTILGREALGIFFEEIPRVVNGSLFYRSIDQEGVQRHVDVAEDQEVMRGLLDEKGLVAFVAGESVLPRRSGVDDRPLETGAIPLSPPFELELEMELPHRGRIKGMGIPKGVTLIVGGGFHGKSTLLNAIERGIYNHIPDDGREYVVTNRAAVKIRAEDGRLIEKVNISPFITNLPFGKDTVRFSTDNASGSTSQAANIMEALEVGAQVLLIDEDTSATNFMVRDERMQELVAKDKEPITPFVDKVHKLYVDLGVSTILVMGGSGDYFDVADTVIMMDNYKPLCVTQQTKEIAAKHASRRKDEGGDAFGEVTPRRPLSTSFDPSRGKREVKIDAKGLRTILYGTTSIDLSYLEQLVDMSQTRVIGLMIHYYSEKCLHRSGSLKEGMELVMRDVQERGLDCLLPYKVGNLAMPRIFEMAGAINRMRSLKVE
- the radA gene encoding DNA repair protein RadA — its product is MPKPRTVFICQTCGYQSPKWLGRCPDCQGWGTLVEELVGEEAAVQEVRQRWSTDESPRAIAEVEEEEGVRLCTRLEEFNRVLGGGTVVGSVVLLGGDPGIGKSTLMFQCLHDLASQGKRCLYVSAEESLRQTRLRARRLGALAEELFVVAETSLERIIQNVEELKPQILVVDSIQSIYTSQLGSAPGSISQVRETSGRLTYLAKGLGPATFLVGHVTKDGAIAGPRVLEHIVDTVLYMERSADSPYRILRAVKNRFGSTNEIGVFEMKEQGLQEVANPSEIFLAERPTGTSGSVVMASIEGTRPILVEIQALVAPTAFAIPKRMAMGVDYNRLSLLVAVMEKKVGINLSQQDIFVNVAGGLRIEEPAVDLGVVIAVASSHLDSAISSHMVVFGEVGLAGEVRGVGYGEMRIREAARLGFKQCVLPRSTAEGVRALGEMELIKVRDLREVWGRLF